The following DNA comes from Curtobacterium sp. 9128.
GATCCGTCGCTAACACGCCGCGCGCGCGACGATCCACGACCACTCGACGACACACACGCGGGGTGTCGTGACCAGTCGGCCTCAGTGGAAGAAGTGACGCTCGCCCGTGAAGTACATCGTCACGCCGGCTGCCTTCGCCGCGGCGATGACCGCCTCGTCGCGGACGCTACCCCCGGGCTGCGCCACCGCACGGACACCGGCGTCGAGCAGCACCTGGAGCCCGTCGGCGAACGGGAAGAAGGCGTCGGACGCGGCGACCGACCCGGCAGCGCGGTCCCCGGCACGGTTCACGGCGAGGTGGCACGAGTCGACCCGGTTGACCTGCCCCATGCCGACACCGACGGACGCGCCGGCGTTCGCGAGCAGGATCGCGTTCGACTTCACCGCGCGCGAGGCCTTCCACGCGAACGCCAGGTCCGCCAGGGTGGCGTCGTCCGCGGGCTCGCCCGAGACGAGGTTCCAGGTGGACTGGTCGAACGTCGTGAAGCGGTCGGCATCCTGCACGAGGAACCCACCGGAGATCTGCTTGACCTCCCGCGGGGCGAGCGCGAAGTCCGCGGGCAGCGTGAGCAGGCGGATGTTCTTCTTCCGCGACAGGATCTCGAGCGCCTCGGGGTCGAACCCGGGTGCGACGACGACCTCGGTGAAGATGTCCTTGACGGTCTCGGCCATCGCGACGGTGACAGGACGGTTCGCCGCGATCACCCCACCGAACGCCGACAGCGGGTCGCAGGCGTGCGCGGCGGCGTGGGCGGCGGCGATGGGGTCCGCCGCGTCGACGGGTGCGATCGCGATGCCGCAGGGGTTGGCGTGTTTGATGATCGCCACGGCTGGTGTGTCGAAGTCGAACGCCGCACGGACGGCCGCGTCGGCGTCGACGTAGTTGTTGTAGGACATCTCCTTGCCGTGCAGCTGCGTCGCCTGCGCGATGCCCGTGCCGCCGTCGGAGGTGTACAGCGCCGCCGCCTGGTGCGCGTTCTCGCCGTAGCGGAGGGTGGCGTGCAGCGAACCGCCGAGCGACAGCGTCTCGTCGAACGCTCCGGGGGTCTCGATGTCGTGACCGGCGGCTGCGACCACGTCGGACGCGAAGTAGGACGCCACCGCGGTGTCGTACGCCGCCGTGTGCGCGAACGCCTGCGCGGCGAGGCGCTTCCGGAGCTCGAGCGAGGTCCCGCCGGCACGGACGGCCTCGACGACCTCGGCGTAGGAGGACGGCGACACGACGATCGCCACGTTCGGGTGGTTCTTCGCCGAGGCGCGGACCATCGCGGGGCCGCCGATGTCGACGTTCTCGACGACGGTCGCGGTGTCGGCACCGGACGCGACGGTCTCGACGAACGGGTACAGGTTCACGACGACGAGCTGGAACGGCTCGATGCCGAGCTCACCGAGCTGCTGCTCGTGCGACTCGAGGCGCAGGTCGGCGAGGAGCCCCGCGTGCACCGACGGGTGCAGGGTCTTCACCCGACCGTCGAGCGACTCGGGGAAGCCCGTCACGCTCGCGACGTCGGTCACGGCGTAGCCCGCGTCACGGATCGTCTGCGCGGTGGACCCCGTCGACACGATCTCGACACCGGAGTCGGCGAGGGCTCCGGCGAGCTCGAGCAGGCCGGACTTGTCGCTCACCGAGATGAGCGCGCGACGCACGGGCACGACGTCCCGGTCGCGGTACAGGCTGGGGTCGGCTGCGTGCACGCTCATGCGCTCGTTGTGCCCTTCAGGTCGGTGGTGCCGTTGGCGATGTCGAGGATGGTCTGGATGAGCAGGCGCCGCTCGACCGGTTTGATGCGATCGTGCAGCGTCGACTCGGAGTCGCCGGGGAGCACGGGGACGCGCTCCTGGGCGAGGATCGGGCCGCTGTCGACGCCGTCGTCGACCTTGATGACGCTCGCGCCGGTCTGCCCGACCCCGGCCGCCAACGCGTCACGCACGCCGTGGGCACCGGGGAACTCCGGCAGGTACGCGGGGTGCGTGTTGATGATCGCGGGACCGAACTCGGACACGACGGCCGGCGGCAGCAGGCGCATCAGCCCGGAGAGGACGAGGAGGTCTGGCGACCAGGGCCGGATCTGCTCGGCGAGCGCCTGGCCCCACTCGGCACGGGTCTCGTACCGGGAGAACGGCACCGTGAAGGTCGGGATCGAGTACTCCTCGCCGAGACCGAGTCCCTCGGCGTCACGGTCGGCCCCGATGGCGACGACCCGCGCGGGGTACTCCGCATCGCGGGTCGCTTCGAGCAGGGCCCGGAGGTTCGATCCGGCACCGGAGATCAGGACCACCAGTTCGAGCACGGGGACAAGCCTACCGGCGGTGGTGCGCTGCTACGCCCGGTCGTCCTTGGGTCGGCGCCACCACGGCAGCTCGTCGTCGGCGATCTGGTCGGTGGCGTCCCACCGCGGCTGCTGGGTGGGCGCCGGTGCTGCCGACTGCTCGTCGACGTCGTCGCGCCCTGCCACGAACTCCTCGGTGCTCCAGGGGAACGCCGGCTGTTCGTCGCGAGCGCCCGCGACCTCCGGCCGCTCGGGACGGTGCCGGTCCGGACGGTCGTCCGGTGCGCTGTCCGGCCGCTCGGCATCCGCACCGGTCACCCGGTCGCGCAGGTCTCCGGCTCGGTCGCGGATCCCGCTGGCCCGCTCACGCAGGTCGTCGGCACGGCCACGGACGCCGTCGGCAGCGCCGCGCAGACGGTCGCGGATGCTGCCGCCTCGGCGGAGCGGCTCGGACGACGCCGGTGCGGTCGTCGGCGACACGACGGCACCGGTGCGCGCCCACTCGGGGATCTCCACATCGGCGTCCGCGTCACGGTCCGGGGCCGACGCCGGACGGGAGGCCCGTGGTGCGTCCGCCTGGCCCCGCACGTCGTCCTCGATGGTCTCGGTCACGGCATCGCCCGGCTCCGGCGCTCCGGCTCGCGACGGCACGTCCGCGCGGCGCGCACCGTCGTGCGCTTCCTCGACCGCGAACCGGTGCACGTCGGTCGTCCGCCCGGCACCCGCACGATCGAGCGCGTCGAGCAGCGAGCCCTCGGCCTGCACCGACGCAGCGTCCTGGTCGTCCTCGGTCTCGTGCCAGCGCTCCCGGGTCCAGGTGCGCTCGGGCATCCGCACGAGGTCCTGCCCGACGGCGAGGGCCACGATCGCCGGCACGCCGACCTCGAGCGCGGCGAGCGAGCCGACGACCAGCGCGTGCGGTCCGACGTCGGCCAGACGCCCCGGCCCGAACGACCCGGACGACAACCAGGCGACGAGACCGGTGAGCACACCGGCGACGATCCCGGTCGCGAGGCCGCCGGCAGCGCGGTGCAACGCGCTGTCCTCGGACCCGAGTGCGCGGACCAGGCGCGGTCGCAGCAACCCACCGACCGCGAACCCGGCGAGGACGGGGACGAGCACCCACAGCAGACCGAACGTGTGTCCGGACGACGGCAGCGCACCGAAGACCGGGATGCTCGGGATCGGCCCGAGGGTGGTGCCGATCGGCGAGACGCTCGAGCCGGTGCCGATCGCGAACCCGGGGCCGACGAGCCACGAGGTCGCCCAGCCGACGAAGTCCGGCAGGAACGCCAGCTGCCCGATCGTCAGCGAGATCCCGCCGACGACCCCGGCGTGCGAGCGCTCGTACAGGGTGATGACCTCGGCGAAGGAGCCGAAGAGCAGGAAGCCGACGACGACCGCCGCTGCGGCGACGACCATCGCGCTCGCAGCGGTACCGGCTCGCAGTCCGAAGCCCGCGACCGAACGCCACACCGCCGGCACGCGGTCGAGCTGCCCGATGACCCACGCGGTGACCGGATCGGCCGGCATGGAGCGACGACGACGGCAGACCTCTGCCGCGACGAGCGCCGGGATCCCGAACCACAGCGCCGGGAACACCACGGCCTGCCACACGGTCGGCTGCGTCGCCGCGGACGTGGAGGACAGCGCGAGGCCGAGCCCGAGGGCGGCGACCACCCCGGTGCCGACGAGCACGCCCGTGACGCGGTGCTCCGTCTCGGCGAACCGTCGTCCGGCTCGCCCGCCGAGCCATGCCGTGACGAGTGCGAACCCGAGCGCGGCGAGCGTCACCGAGATCGGGTCGGCGGCACCGCTGACCCCGGAGGCCTTCGCGGTGGCGGCCCCGAGCACGAACGTCACGTCGACGCCGTGCCCGACCAGCCAGACGCTGCCCGCTGCCTTCCAGAACACGTCCCAGTCGATCTGCAGGCCGTACTCGAAGCCCCAGAGGAGCGTCAGCGGCACGAGCGCGATCCCGATGCCCACGCCGACCGTCACGATCGCCTCGACGGCGGCAAGCAGTGCGGTTCCCAGGCGGTTCATCGCAGCGAGGATACGGGGCGATCCGTGCCCGGCGGGTGAGCCGCGCGGCTCCTGTGGAGAGTCGGCAGCGTGCGGGCCCCTGTGGATCGTCAGCGGGAACGACGGGAGGCCCGGTGCGAACCCGCACCGAGCCTCCCGGCAGTCCTGACGTGGACGCGACCCGCTAGCGGGCGGCGACCACCTCGCGCAGCAGCGCAGCGGTCTCGGACGGCGTCTTGCCGACCTTGACACCGGCTGCCTCGAGCGCCTGCTTCTTCGCCTCGGCCGTGCCGGCCGAGCCGGACACGATCGCGCCGGCGTGACCCATCGTCTTGCCCTCTGGCGCGGTGAAGCCCGCGACGTAGCCGACGACCGGCTTCGTGACGTGTGCCTTGATGTAGTCGGCCGCACGCTCCTCGGCGTCGCCACCGATCTCGCCGATCATGACGATCGCCTCGGTCTCGGGGTCGGCCTCGAACGCGGCGAGCGCGTCGATGTGCGTGGTGCCGATGACCGGGTCGCCGCCGATGCCGATGGCGGTCGAGAAGCCGAGGTCACGGAGCTCGTACATCATCTGGTAGGTCAGGGTGCCCGACTTCGAGACGAGGCCGATCGGGCCCTTGCCGGTGATCGTCGCCGGGGTGATGCCGACGAGCGACTCCCCCGGGGTGATGATGCCGGGGCAGTTCGGGCCGATGATGCGGGTCGTCCCGCCCTTCGCCTTGGCGTGCGCCCAGAACTCCGCCGAGTCCTGCACGGGGATGCCCTCGGTGATCACGACGACGAGCGGGATCTCCGCGTCGATCGCTTCGAGCACGGCGTCCTTCGCGAACGCCGGCGGGACGAAGACGATCGAGACGTCGGCACCCGTGGTGTCGATGGCCTCGCGCACCGAGCCGAACACCGGCAGGGTGACGTCGCCGTGGGTGACGGTCGTGCCGGCCTTGCGCGCGTTCACACCACCGACGACCTGGGTGCCGGCCTTGAGCATGAGGGCGGTGTGCTTCGTGCCCTCGCCGCCGGTGATGCCCTGGACGATGACCTTGGAGTCCTTGTTGAGGAAGATCGACATGGTCAGTCCCTTCAGGCCGCTGCTGCAGCGAGTTCGGCGGCCTGCTCGGCCGCATCGTCCATGGTCGCGGCGACGGTGACGAGCGGGTGCGCCGCCTCCGCCAGGATCCGGCGACCCTCTTCCACGTTGTTGCCGTCGAGGCGCACGACGAGCGGCTTGGTGGCCGCGTCGCCGAGGATGCCGAGCGCGGCGACGATGCCGTTCGCGACGGCGTCGCAGGCGGTGATGCCGCCGAAGACGTTCACGAAGACGCTCTTCACCTGCGGGTCGCCGAGGATCACGTCGAGGCCGTTCGCCATGACCTCCGCCGAGGCACCGCCGCCGATGTCGAGGAAGTTGGCGGGCTTCACACCGCCGTGACGTTCCCCGGCGTAGGCGACGACGTCGAGCGTCGACATGACGAGCCCCGCGCCGTTGCCGATGACGCCGACCTGGCCGTCGAGCTTCACGTAGTTGAGGCCGTGGGCCTTCGCCTTGGCCTCGAG
Coding sequences within:
- the purH gene encoding bifunctional phosphoribosylaminoimidazolecarboxamide formyltransferase/IMP cyclohydrolase — protein: MSVHAADPSLYRDRDVVPVRRALISVSDKSGLLELAGALADSGVEIVSTGSTAQTIRDAGYAVTDVASVTGFPESLDGRVKTLHPSVHAGLLADLRLESHEQQLGELGIEPFQLVVVNLYPFVETVASGADTATVVENVDIGGPAMVRASAKNHPNVAIVVSPSSYAEVVEAVRAGGTSLELRKRLAAQAFAHTAAYDTAVASYFASDVVAAAGHDIETPGAFDETLSLGGSLHATLRYGENAHQAAALYTSDGGTGIAQATQLHGKEMSYNNYVDADAAVRAAFDFDTPAVAIIKHANPCGIAIAPVDAADPIAAAHAAAHACDPLSAFGGVIAANRPVTVAMAETVKDIFTEVVVAPGFDPEALEILSRKKNIRLLTLPADFALAPREVKQISGGFLVQDADRFTTFDQSTWNLVSGEPADDATLADLAFAWKASRAVKSNAILLANAGASVGVGMGQVNRVDSCHLAVNRAGDRAAGSVAASDAFFPFADGLQVLLDAGVRAVAQPGGSVRDEAVIAAAKAAGVTMYFTGERHFFH
- the purN gene encoding phosphoribosylglycinamide formyltransferase — protein: MLELVVLISGAGSNLRALLEATRDAEYPARVVAIGADRDAEGLGLGEEYSIPTFTVPFSRYETRAEWGQALAEQIRPWSPDLLVLSGLMRLLPPAVVSEFGPAIINTHPAYLPEFPGAHGVRDALAAGVGQTGASVIKVDDGVDSGPILAQERVPVLPGDSESTLHDRIKPVERRLLIQTILDIANGTTDLKGTTSA
- the sucD gene encoding succinate--CoA ligase subunit alpha, producing MSIFLNKDSKVIVQGITGGEGTKHTALMLKAGTQVVGGVNARKAGTTVTHGDVTLPVFGSVREAIDTTGADVSIVFVPPAFAKDAVLEAIDAEIPLVVVITEGIPVQDSAEFWAHAKAKGGTTRIIGPNCPGIITPGESLVGITPATITGKGPIGLVSKSGTLTYQMMYELRDLGFSTAIGIGGDPVIGTTHIDALAAFEADPETEAIVMIGEIGGDAEERAADYIKAHVTKPVVGYVAGFTAPEGKTMGHAGAIVSGSAGTAEAKKQALEAAGVKVGKTPSETAALLREVVAAR
- a CDS encoding DUF6350 family protein, with protein sequence MNRLGTALLAAVEAIVTVGVGIGIALVPLTLLWGFEYGLQIDWDVFWKAAGSVWLVGHGVDVTFVLGAATAKASGVSGAADPISVTLAALGFALVTAWLGGRAGRRFAETEHRVTGVLVGTGVVAALGLGLALSSTSAATQPTVWQAVVFPALWFGIPALVAAEVCRRRRSMPADPVTAWVIGQLDRVPAVWRSVAGFGLRAGTAASAMVVAAAAVVVGFLLFGSFAEVITLYERSHAGVVGGISLTIGQLAFLPDFVGWATSWLVGPGFAIGTGSSVSPIGTTLGPIPSIPVFGALPSSGHTFGLLWVLVPVLAGFAVGGLLRPRLVRALGSEDSALHRAAGGLATGIVAGVLTGLVAWLSSGSFGPGRLADVGPHALVVGSLAALEVGVPAIVALAVGQDLVRMPERTWTRERWHETEDDQDAASVQAEGSLLDALDRAGAGRTTDVHRFAVEEAHDGARRADVPSRAGAPEPGDAVTETIEDDVRGQADAPRASRPASAPDRDADADVEIPEWARTGAVVSPTTAPASSEPLRRGGSIRDRLRGAADGVRGRADDLRERASGIRDRAGDLRDRVTGADAERPDSAPDDRPDRHRPERPEVAGARDEQPAFPWSTEEFVAGRDDVDEQSAAPAPTQQPRWDATDQIADDELPWWRRPKDDRA